One genomic window of Leptospira paudalimensis includes the following:
- a CDS encoding HXXEE domain-containing protein, with protein sequence MIEFEKHSFYQKLIWLFPIAFFFHVIEESNGFSYWVTTILEGQMDVSVFYINNLMFMVVLLLLTFFAFKKQNSISTFLLFLWVSGQQFWNFVFHIYTQFQFNAYSPGYFTAIFLYFPIYLYLTYLALRDHHLKWKQWILCFVFGSFGMVFTIWSGLYHFGSVPWSKWI encoded by the coding sequence ATGATCGAATTTGAAAAACATTCCTTTTACCAAAAATTGATTTGGCTCTTTCCAATTGCATTTTTTTTTCATGTGATCGAAGAATCAAACGGATTTTCTTATTGGGTCACTACTATCTTAGAAGGCCAAATGGATGTTAGTGTATTTTATATAAACAATTTGATGTTTATGGTTGTACTACTCCTACTTACATTTTTTGCATTCAAAAAGCAAAATTCGATTTCTACCTTTTTATTATTTTTATGGGTTTCTGGACAACAGTTTTGGAATTTTGTATTCCATATTTACACTCAGTTTCAGTTTAATGCATATTCACCTGGTTACTTTACTGCCATTTTCTTATATTTTCCAATCTACCTGTACTTAACATACCTTGCACTCAGAGACCATCATCTCAAATGGAAACAATGGATCCTATGTTTTGTGTTCGGTTCATTTGGAATGGTGTTTACCATTTGGTCAGGTTTATATCATTTTGGTTCTGTTCCATGGAGTAAATGGATTTAA
- a CDS encoding lactonase family protein, producing the protein MVLPSTPYSLAMDPSEKYLFASSETTQQIHRMAIDVNGNISILSPATATLNPTSGAVGRLAFDSSGRHVYVGLTGAAASVSGIQAFSLDSVSGSLTSVGVYNTSENNISVAISPNGQFVFGANYFSQDVFPFVRNQTTGTLTAQSTIMAGSAPAYALVDPFNRFLYVANSGIGQGTISAYKIDQVNGTLTTISGSPFNSGFSPIGISIDQSGKYLYTSNTQDGNVSGYTISETGTLSPIVGFPVSAGTNTFSVEIVSY; encoded by the coding sequence TTGGTTCTACCATCTACTCCCTATTCATTAGCGATGGATCCTTCCGAAAAATACCTGTTTGCCAGTTCCGAAACCACCCAACAAATTCATAGAATGGCAATCGATGTTAATGGTAATATTTCAATTTTATCACCTGCTACTGCTACTTTAAATCCAACATCTGGTGCTGTCGGTAGGTTAGCTTTTGATTCCTCTGGGAGGCATGTGTATGTTGGACTTACAGGTGCAGCAGCTAGTGTATCTGGAATCCAAGCTTTTAGTTTGGATTCTGTTAGTGGATCGTTAACATCCGTAGGTGTTTATAATACAAGTGAGAACAACATTTCTGTTGCAATCTCTCCCAATGGACAATTTGTCTTTGGAGCCAATTACTTTTCACAGGATGTTTTTCCATTTGTTAGGAACCAAACAACTGGAACTTTGACAGCTCAATCAACGATAATGGCAGGATCAGCTCCTGCTTATGCTCTTGTCGATCCATTCAATCGATTTTTATATGTTGCGAATAGTGGAATAGGGCAAGGTACCATTTCTGCATACAAAATTGACCAAGTGAATGGAACATTAACGACTATTAGTGGGTCTCCATTTAATTCCGGATTTAGCCCAATTGGGATCAGTATAGACCAAAGTGGAAAGTATTTATATACTTCTAATACTCAAGATGGGAATGTATCAGGGTATACGATTTCGGAAACAGGAACATTATCTCCGATAGTTGGATTTCCTGTTTCTGCAGGAACCAATACATTTTCCGTCGAGATTGTATCCTATTAA
- a CDS encoding beta-propeller fold lactonase family protein, which yields MILLLATSERFQFCGGTVFQKRIKTPRYLLVSNVGTNFATSNISVFRINSNTGEITLVPGSPFQLTNRPRFTLTNASGTIVYVANVGNTSVSTLSLNP from the coding sequence ATGATACTACTTCTCGCAACGAGTGAACGATTTCAATTTTGTGGCGGAACAGTTTTCCAAAAGCGAATTAAGACCCCACGTTATTTACTCGTGTCGAATGTTGGAACGAATTTCGCAACAAGTAACATCAGTGTATTTCGGATCAATTCTAATACTGGTGAAATTACCTTGGTTCCAGGATCTCCTTTTCAACTAACAAATCGTCCACGGTTTACACTTACCAACGCTTCTGGAACAATCGTTTATGTTGCCAATGTTGGTAATACTTCGGTGTCAACCTTGAGTCTGAATCCATAG
- a CDS encoding DUF1554 domain-containing protein, translating to MLKLENDDMIIQTNMKRILFINCIFFLCCFQCKKADLCNPADTESQCGILNLALQRTSNSAFPKIPHCSPCKLFVTATTYNANLLGIAGADAKCSVDSNKPASGTYKALLVDDSNRRACTSVNCTVGGIAEQIDWVFAPNVSYYSVNTSAFIFTSDVNGVFTGSLTTTVSAPTGIWTGIKNNPSWDWQTDTSHTCTSWSDSVSANCGTYGVTSWQDSRAIAITSAYGNGGTLNNLLCIEQ from the coding sequence ATGTTAAAATTAGAGAATGATGATATGATCATCCAAACCAATATGAAAAGGATTCTATTTATAAATTGTATATTCTTTTTATGTTGTTTCCAATGCAAAAAGGCGGATCTTTGCAATCCTGCTGATACAGAAAGCCAATGTGGAATTTTAAATTTGGCTCTGCAAAGAACAAGTAATTCTGCTTTCCCAAAGATACCTCATTGTTCTCCTTGCAAATTGTTTGTTACGGCAACGACTTATAATGCCAATCTGCTAGGTATTGCTGGTGCCGATGCGAAATGTTCGGTTGATTCGAATAAACCTGCATCTGGAACGTATAAAGCTTTACTTGTTGATGATTCGAATCGAAGAGCATGTACAAGTGTTAATTGCACAGTCGGTGGAATCGCGGAACAAATCGATTGGGTATTTGCACCTAATGTCAGTTATTATTCTGTAAACACTTCAGCTTTCATTTTTACATCAGATGTGAATGGTGTCTTTACCGGCTCATTAACGACTACTGTATCTGCACCAACAGGGATTTGGACAGGGATCAAAAATAATCCGTCTTGGGATTGGCAAACAGATACATCTCATACATGTACTTCCTGGTCGGATAGTGTTTCCGCTAATTGTGGCACATACGGAGTGACTTCTTGGCAAGATAGCCGAGCGATAGCGATCACATCTGCCTATGGGAATGGAGGTACACTTAACAATCTTCTATGTATTGAGCAGTAG
- a CDS encoding alpha/beta hydrolase, with protein sequence MKQRNQLLHLPNCFRFQIPLTLVLITLGFALSCSALPNEITGKSDADNNMLLSTLLLVQLTQTNVPPTVKQNSTYTVSKSTFVYAQALSHSNWGTNTTSVVNLSLDLYLPENAPTNRPAMVLIHGGGFTTGSKEDTNIVEIANYFASRGWVCISINYRLVSAYGTLSTAWGTYVLNSSLTPTEKQQSYAMYPAARDAKAAVRWLYANASIYGINTNYVTALGGSAGSFLANMLGITNVSDFRDETLTLTDTTLSTTNLSAGSKIHTIIDHWGGINHMTYLQAITGQSRFDSNDPPVSIVHGTADADVPFTQAEALRDAYIASGASYEFNPLVGAGHGAWTATINGKTLSENAFQFVTTKQKLTVN encoded by the coding sequence ATGAAACAAAGGAATCAACTTTTACACCTTCCCAATTGTTTTCGGTTTCAAATTCCATTAACATTGGTATTGATTACTCTTGGTTTTGCCTTATCTTGTTCAGCCCTCCCAAATGAAATCACAGGAAAATCGGATGCAGACAATAACATGTTACTCTCCACTCTACTCCTCGTCCAACTTACCCAAACAAACGTCCCACCGACTGTAAAACAAAATTCAACTTATACTGTTTCCAAATCAACATTTGTGTATGCACAAGCTCTTAGCCATTCGAATTGGGGGACAAACACAACCAGCGTTGTCAATTTAAGTTTAGATTTATATCTACCCGAGAACGCACCTACAAACCGACCCGCAATGGTCCTCATCCATGGTGGAGGGTTCACAACAGGATCAAAAGAAGATACAAACATCGTTGAGATTGCCAATTATTTTGCCAGTCGTGGTTGGGTATGTATTTCCATCAACTATCGATTGGTATCTGCTTACGGAACACTTTCTACTGCCTGGGGAACGTATGTGTTAAACTCATCACTTACACCCACAGAAAAACAACAAAGTTATGCCATGTATCCAGCTGCTCGGGATGCAAAGGCTGCTGTTCGTTGGCTTTATGCCAATGCTTCCATATATGGAATTAACACTAATTATGTAACTGCATTAGGTGGTTCTGCTGGTTCTTTTTTAGCCAATATGTTAGGAATCACCAATGTAAGTGATTTTCGAGATGAAACTTTAACTTTAACTGATACCACTCTTTCGACGACAAACCTTTCAGCAGGTTCCAAAATCCACACCATCATTGACCATTGGGGTGGGATTAATCATATGACATACCTCCAAGCCATTACAGGGCAATCTAGGTTTGATAGTAACGATCCTCCAGTGAGCATCGTACATGGGACAGCTGATGCAGATGTTCCCTTTACACAAGCAGAAGCACTCCGAGATGCATACATTGCTTCTGGGGCATCCTATGAGTTTAATCCACTGGTAGGTGCTGGCCATGGGGCTTGGACAGCTACCATCAATGGTAAAACCTTATCTGAAAATGCATTCCAGTTCGTAACCACAAAACAAAAGCTAACTGTAAATTAA
- a CDS encoding WG repeat-containing protein, with product MSFRLIELSSGSQKNNYLYATDPKIKVYHSRYEDLSDVSEEWIRAKQNGKYGFINTEDKLVFAYDLVFVGDYSNGFAVYRDGASFRDPKAYLDKKGNLLGDLSFDEAYSFHNGYALVQNDDKYGIIDTKGKFILPTKYDFLTNFHNGWAVFKREEHQGLVNTNGIEKKFVHDLYDIKSYFYEGHLTFTHYKKMGLMDSNFKIIIPPKYDYLGQVKEGLIRFQLNHKWGFLDETGKIVIEPKFDDVYDFSEGYATIKIKEKYGKINKRGDYLIEPNIDYIGSFKNGIAIAEEKKKKGFITLEAEWLVPPIFESVSEIKEGIFSYKLNNLWGFVNLRGCIHR from the coding sequence ATGAGCTTCCGATTAATAGAATTGTCTTCAGGGAGCCAAAAAAATAATTATTTGTATGCTACTGATCCTAAAATCAAAGTTTATCATAGCAGATACGAAGACTTATCTGATGTTTCAGAAGAATGGATTCGAGCCAAACAAAATGGAAAATACGGATTTATCAATACAGAAGATAAACTTGTTTTTGCTTACGATCTCGTATTCGTAGGTGATTATTCAAACGGATTTGCAGTATACCGTGATGGTGCCAGTTTTAGAGATCCCAAGGCATACTTAGATAAAAAAGGGAATCTTTTAGGGGATTTATCATTTGATGAGGCATATTCATTTCACAATGGTTATGCATTAGTTCAAAATGACGATAAATATGGAATTATAGATACAAAGGGAAAATTTATTTTACCAACAAAATATGATTTTCTAACCAATTTTCACAACGGATGGGCAGTATTCAAACGAGAAGAACACCAAGGTCTTGTGAATACAAATGGGATCGAAAAAAAATTTGTTCATGATCTTTATGATATAAAATCTTATTTTTATGAAGGGCATCTAACGTTTACTCATTACAAAAAAATGGGTTTAATGGATTCCAATTTTAAGATAATCATACCACCTAAATATGATTATTTGGGACAAGTAAAGGAAGGATTAATACGATTTCAATTGAATCATAAATGGGGATTTTTGGACGAAACGGGGAAAATTGTTATCGAACCAAAATTTGATGATGTTTATGATTTTTCAGAAGGATACGCAACAATAAAGATCAAAGAAAAATATGGAAAGATCAATAAACGAGGAGATTATTTAATAGAACCAAACATAGATTATATTGGTTCATTTAAAAATGGAATCGCCATTGCAGAAGAAAAGAAAAAAAAGGGTTTCATCACATTAGAAGCGGAATGGTTAGTTCCACCTATATTTGAAAGTGTAAGTGAAATCAAAGAAGGTATATTCAGTTATAAACTAAACAATTTATGGGGATTTGTCAATTTAAGAGGATGCATTCATAGATGA
- a CDS encoding DUF3995 domain-containing protein, which yields MNLNLIIPISTSFLLIILAFIHMYWAFGGLWPGKNQQDLVNKVFGRGTHFPSPFSCFVVAIGLVLFSSLPVIWLVRNDLEFSPEITNLIRYGMIFVAIVFLLRGILGYLPWVTKHWEPIFVRYTKRIYNPLSLLIGFSFLMMSI from the coding sequence ATGAATCTAAATTTAATTATTCCTATCTCTACTTCTTTCCTCCTCATCATACTCGCTTTTATCCATATGTATTGGGCGTTTGGTGGTTTATGGCCAGGAAAGAATCAACAAGATTTAGTTAATAAAGTTTTTGGAAGAGGAACTCATTTTCCATCACCATTCAGTTGTTTTGTGGTAGCCATTGGCTTGGTTTTGTTTTCAAGTTTACCGGTTATATGGTTGGTTCGAAACGATTTGGAATTTAGTCCAGAAATCACCAATCTGATTCGGTATGGTATGATTTTTGTGGCAATCGTATTTCTTTTAAGAGGAATTCTGGGTTATCTCCCTTGGGTCACAAAACATTGGGAGCCAATCTTTGTACGATATACAAAACGAATTTACAACCCACTCTCTCTTCTGATAGGTTTTTCATTTTTAATGATGAGTATTTAA
- a CDS encoding phage tail protein — MKGNIKEYLRSGFYKGVGITLGFFTTSLVAAAAAMNLFAPGEVISSARINQNFLIAAPEGAVVAFYLNNCPEGWAPADGTNGTPDLRGAFIRGKDNSGSTLRDPDGIRALGNFQDDAFQGHFHDIQGEYASYSGVTGSILVTRDSPTIGSTNYSGGSASTIKTDGINGTPKIARETRPKNIALTYCMRKN, encoded by the coding sequence ATGAAAGGTAATATTAAAGAATATTTAAGAAGTGGATTTTATAAAGGTGTTGGGATTACATTAGGATTTTTTACAACAAGTTTAGTGGCAGCTGCTGCAGCGATGAACTTATTTGCTCCAGGAGAAGTGATTAGTTCTGCAAGGATCAATCAAAACTTTCTCATTGCTGCTCCAGAAGGTGCGGTTGTTGCATTTTATCTAAACAACTGCCCAGAAGGTTGGGCTCCTGCAGATGGAACGAACGGCACTCCTGATTTAAGAGGAGCTTTCATCCGAGGAAAAGACAATAGCGGAAGTACATTGAGAGATCCAGATGGAATAAGAGCATTAGGAAATTTTCAAGATGATGCCTTCCAAGGACATTTTCACGATATTCAAGGTGAATATGCTTCTTATTCAGGCGTCACGGGATCAATCCTTGTTACAAGAGATTCACCTACGATCGGTTCCACTAATTACAGTGGAGGATCTGCTAGTACAATAAAGACAGATGGAATAAACGGTACTCCAAAAATCGCAAGAGAAACTCGTCCTAAAAACATTGCTTTGACTTATTGTATGAGAAAAAATTAA
- a CDS encoding dihydrofolate reductase family protein, which yields MRKVVFGINVSSDGFYGHTGMVVDEDLHQYFTDFLKQSDQILYGRITYDLMVPFWPDVAKNKSMSNVSNEFADVFTSLQKILFSHSVKQVSDPNTTIATRSLEEEVKYLKKQVGKDISVGSLSIASQLSSLGLIDEYRFVIHPVIVGKGPRLFSDHPLETPVRLDLIEIKTFSSGNIAHHYKTRREK from the coding sequence ATGAGAAAAGTTGTCTTTGGAATCAATGTATCGTCGGATGGATTTTATGGTCATACAGGCATGGTTGTCGATGAAGACCTACACCAATACTTCACCGATTTTTTAAAACAATCAGATCAAATCCTCTATGGACGTATCACGTATGACTTAATGGTTCCATTTTGGCCTGATGTAGCAAAAAATAAATCCATGTCGAACGTTAGTAATGAATTTGCTGACGTTTTTACTTCCCTTCAAAAAATTCTCTTTTCTCATTCGGTTAAACAGGTATCAGATCCCAACACAACCATCGCTACTCGGTCTCTGGAGGAGGAAGTAAAATATCTTAAAAAACAAGTTGGAAAGGACATTAGTGTTGGTAGTTTAAGTATCGCTTCTCAACTTTCGAGTCTCGGTCTCATCGATGAATATCGATTTGTCATCCATCCCGTCATTGTGGGAAAAGGTCCTAGGTTATTTAGTGATCATCCTTTAGAAACACCCGTTAGATTAGATTTGATAGAAATCAAAACGTTTTCCTCGGGAAATATCGCACACCATTACAAAACAAGAAGAGAGAAATAA
- a CDS encoding DUF2200 domain-containing protein, with protein MEPTLEHHQKIAKMSFASVYPMYVAKVEKKGRTVKELNQVIEWLTSFDEKKIKELINENVTFDTFFSKASLNENATMIKGMICGYRVEEIQNPLTKKVRYLDKLVDELAKGKSIDKILRK; from the coding sequence ATGGAACCTACTTTAGAACACCATCAAAAAATTGCCAAAATGTCTTTTGCCTCCGTATATCCTATGTATGTCGCAAAAGTTGAAAAAAAAGGAAGAACTGTAAAAGAATTAAACCAAGTGATCGAATGGCTCACTTCCTTTGATGAGAAAAAAATAAAAGAATTGATTAATGAAAATGTTACCTTTGATACATTTTTTTCAAAAGCTTCCTTAAATGAAAATGCAACCATGATCAAAGGAATGATTTGTGGGTATCGTGTCGAAGAAATCCAAAACCCGTTAACCAAAAAAGTAAGGTACTTAGACAAACTTGTTGATGAGTTGGCTAAAGGGAAATCAATCGATAAAATCTTAAGAAAATAA
- a CDS encoding DUF4256 domain-containing protein, with protein sequence MTKNTMKSNHSELHSNQKFIEILKERFKNHPERHKGIQWNLIEDKLKNHPDKVNVLKQMEESGGEPDVVLQDKKNKLITFFDCSKESPEGRRSCCYDLEALQSRKLNQPKNNAIDFAKKIGARLLNEEQYRFLHSLGEFDKKTSSWIETPEQIRKLGGALFCDYRYGTVFVYHNGADSYYAVRGFRCSITF encoded by the coding sequence ATGACAAAAAATACTATGAAATCGAATCATTCCGAACTGCATTCAAATCAAAAATTCATAGAAATCTTGAAAGAAAGATTTAAAAACCATCCAGAACGTCATAAGGGAATTCAATGGAATTTGATTGAGGATAAACTGAAAAATCATCCCGACAAAGTAAATGTGCTTAAGCAAATGGAAGAATCTGGTGGCGAACCAGACGTTGTATTACAAGACAAAAAAAATAAACTTATAACCTTCTTTGATTGTTCAAAAGAATCTCCCGAAGGCAGAAGGAGTTGTTGTTATGACCTTGAAGCACTCCAATCTAGAAAATTGAATCAACCTAAAAACAATGCCATTGATTTTGCAAAAAAAATTGGTGCAAGATTGTTAAATGAAGAACAATATCGATTTTTGCATTCGCTTGGTGAATTTGACAAAAAAACATCCAGTTGGATCGAAACACCAGAACAGATCAGAAAGTTAGGTGGTGCCCTTTTTTGTGATTATCGCTATGGAACAGTATTTGTGTATCATAATGGAGCAGATTCCTACTATGCTGTTAGGGGATTTAGATGTTCGATTACTTTTTAG
- a CDS encoding CHASE domain-containing protein, with amino-acid sequence MSYFFRKIGAFLFVYVVYFASGKLSLYLSSIDGYSTPVWPPAGFALGFILIFGNRIWFALFLAAYFTNTHFSNPDLSWFQTIKNNPQNIFISIGNSVSALFGGYLLKKYSDSKLNIFSVRDLLSFFVLAGPSAAFVSSLIGSISLLAFGIIYKDFLFQTWFTWWLGDSIGIIIFTPILILTYKWLLKEETGMRLVLFTSATMGTFILTLTIFFVTRDWEKEFIQYRIKSDGQIISSEIENRILENLRVVKSLGSFIGLQKNMNKKDFDTYAKSILDETESVSALSWNVLIPNTKRIEYESKLKFDYPGSIGINFKEGNETKLSPAKEKYIFIRYIYPIIGNNSAVGYDVFSNPIRKKALLKAMESNSLEITGKINLVQDDIDNTGFLVFYPLKRNDGEYGFATAVIKINSIIKKSLIGSDQNNLCVQILESDDKHSNEVYNRNCIASQEKIFSDFSHSHSMKIGSHLLTFRIVATKEYFEKNLTNASRFILIISSLLTGLLGILMLIILGKEKSIQEIVEKRTFELQKANRVKSEFLANMSHEIRTPMNGVLGMLTLLEETNVDLEQKDYLDNAKKSVLSLLTIINDILDVSKLENHKLEIIPTETNVYKLCRDIQLLFQSDVIEKNLKFNLDFTIEDTNLHILVDENRLRQVLNNLISNSLKFTPSGIITLAVKLDPSRKFIEFCVHDTGIGISEENIKRLFDRFVQLEDARTKRFEGAGLGLYISKQLVNLMGGEIKVDSILNIGSTFKFTIPFHQVSVPKQFIPRIESPETFNLKNINVLVAEDNLLNQKFVRKVLEKEKVHVTIASNGIETIQLLDASLVDESKKYDLILMDIQMPELDGLETTKRIRNRKDEYQRIPIIALTANNMDSQIQEYLENGMDDCVKKPIILSELLNSIYKIFSKSIDSKK; translated from the coding sequence ATGAGTTATTTTTTTCGGAAAATAGGAGCATTTTTATTTGTCTATGTAGTGTATTTCGCTTCTGGAAAACTTAGTTTATACTTATCTTCGATTGATGGATACAGCACTCCAGTTTGGCCACCAGCAGGATTTGCTCTTGGTTTTATATTAATCTTTGGTAATCGAATTTGGTTTGCTCTTTTTTTAGCAGCATATTTTACCAACACACATTTTTCCAATCCAGATCTCAGCTGGTTCCAAACGATCAAAAACAATCCCCAAAATATCTTTATCTCGATTGGAAATTCCGTCTCGGCATTGTTTGGTGGCTATTTGCTTAAGAAGTATTCAGATTCAAAATTGAATATTTTTTCTGTCAGGGATCTATTATCTTTTTTTGTTTTAGCTGGACCATCAGCAGCATTTGTGTCTTCTTTAATTGGTAGTATTTCACTATTAGCCTTTGGTATCATTTATAAAGATTTTTTATTCCAAACATGGTTTACCTGGTGGTTAGGTGATTCGATTGGAATCATAATTTTTACTCCCATTCTAATTTTGACATACAAATGGTTATTAAAAGAAGAAACGGGAATGCGTTTGGTTCTGTTTACGTCCGCCACGATGGGAACATTCATTCTTACGCTTACAATTTTTTTTGTAACTAGAGATTGGGAAAAAGAATTTATCCAATACAGAATTAAGTCTGACGGACAAATCATATCATCAGAAATAGAAAACCGTATTTTGGAAAATTTGCGAGTTGTAAAGTCCTTGGGATCTTTTATTGGCCTACAAAAAAACATGAATAAAAAAGATTTTGATACATATGCAAAATCAATTTTGGATGAGACAGAAAGTGTTTCTGCATTATCATGGAACGTTCTAATACCAAATACAAAACGTATTGAATATGAATCAAAGTTAAAGTTTGATTATCCAGGTTCGATTGGAATTAATTTTAAGGAGGGAAATGAAACCAAACTTTCCCCTGCCAAAGAAAAATATATTTTTATACGATATATTTATCCAATCATAGGAAACAATTCTGCAGTAGGATATGATGTATTTTCAAATCCAATTCGGAAAAAAGCATTATTGAAGGCTATGGAATCTAATAGCTTAGAGATCACTGGAAAAATTAATTTAGTTCAAGATGATATTGATAATACTGGTTTTCTAGTTTTTTATCCACTAAAAAGAAATGATGGTGAATATGGTTTTGCAACTGCGGTTATCAAAATCAATTCTATCATTAAAAAATCATTAATTGGAAGTGATCAAAATAATCTTTGTGTACAAATATTAGAAAGTGATGATAAACATTCCAATGAAGTATACAATCGAAATTGTATTGCTTCGCAGGAGAAAATATTCTCTGATTTCTCTCATAGTCACAGTATGAAAATCGGAAGTCACCTTCTAACGTTTCGAATAGTCGCTACAAAGGAATATTTTGAAAAAAACTTGACTAACGCTTCTAGATTTATACTCATTATCTCTTCCTTATTAACAGGACTCCTAGGAATACTTATGCTCATCATTCTTGGAAAAGAAAAAAGCATCCAAGAAATTGTTGAAAAAAGAACTTTCGAATTACAAAAAGCAAACCGTGTAAAGTCAGAGTTTCTCGCAAACATGAGTCATGAGATTCGCACTCCAATGAATGGTGTTTTAGGGATGTTAACATTGTTAGAAGAAACCAATGTAGATCTTGAACAAAAGGATTATCTGGACAATGCTAAAAAGTCCGTACTATCACTATTGACAATCATCAATGATATATTAGATGTATCCAAGTTAGAAAATCATAAACTTGAAATTATCCCAACTGAAACAAATGTATATAAACTTTGCAGGGATATACAGTTGTTATTCCAATCTGATGTGATAGAAAAAAATCTAAAATTTAATTTAGATTTTACGATTGAAGATACAAATCTACATATCTTAGTCGATGAAAATCGATTGAGACAAGTATTAAACAATTTGATTAGTAATTCACTGAAATTTACACCGAGTGGCATCATTACATTGGCAGTAAAATTAGACCCGAGTCGAAAGTTTATCGAATTTTGTGTCCACGATACAGGGATTGGAATTTCAGAAGAGAATATTAAAAGATTATTTGATCGATTTGTGCAATTGGAAGATGCAAGAACAAAACGATTTGAAGGTGCTGGATTAGGTTTATACATTTCAAAACAGTTAGTGAATTTGATGGGTGGAGAGATCAAAGTTGATAGTATTTTGAATATTGGATCTACATTTAAGTTTACGATCCCATTCCACCAAGTCTCTGTTCCTAAACAATTCATTCCTCGAATCGAATCACCAGAGACATTCAATCTAAAAAATATAAACGTACTTGTGGCCGAAGATAATCTCCTAAATCAGAAATTTGTTAGAAAGGTTTTGGAGAAGGAAAAAGTTCATGTTACGATTGCTTCAAATGGTATAGAAACGATTCAACTTTTAGATGCTTCTCTCGTTGATGAAAGTAAAAAATATGATTTGATACTGATGGATATTCAAATGCCAGAACTAGATGGATTGGAAACTACCAAACGTATCAGAAATCGTAAAGATGAATACCAACGTATTCCAATCATTGCATTAACTGCTAATAACATGGATTCCCAGATACAAGAATACCTCGAGAATGGAATGGATGACTGTGTAAAAAAACCAATAATTCTGTCTGAGTTACTTAATTCGATTTATAAAATATTTTCGAAATCAATTGATTCTAAAAAGTAA